From the genome of Gemmatimonas phototrophica, one region includes:
- a CDS encoding HNH endonuclease: MKRQEIFARDGYRCAYCGLVHEPDALSVDHVQPRMRGGDGSPGNLVTACRGCNTIKGGRPLAAFLAEEPERRRNFFALARYVWPRHLKAVAEELARRGVIDAPTELVEGIRGLRSSEAIAKLLQQQEGQQDNSDSEGE, translated from the coding sequence GTGAAGCGCCAGGAGATTTTTGCCCGCGACGGGTACCGCTGTGCCTACTGCGGTCTCGTGCACGAACCCGATGCCCTGAGCGTAGACCACGTGCAACCCCGGATGCGGGGCGGCGATGGGTCTCCCGGCAACCTAGTAACGGCGTGCAGGGGCTGCAACACGATCAAGGGGGGTCGCCCGCTGGCCGCCTTCCTGGCCGAGGAGCCGGAGCGCCGCCGGAACTTCTTTGCCCTGGCGCGGTATGTATGGCCACGGCATTTGAAAGCGGTGGCGGAGGAGCTCGCGCGCCGGGGTGTGATAGACGCCCCAACGGAGCTCGTGGAGGGGATCCGGGGGCTGCGCAGCTCCGAGGCCATCGCTAAATTGCTGCAGCAGCAAGAAGGGCAACAAGACAACTCAGACTCCGAAGGGGAGTAG
- a CDS encoding DUF2911 domain-containing protein, with translation MSWAARLTLFALFAAPTLTAQPASFVYRLGTDTLAVEQYTRTASGVTGETVYRMPTSVMRFRYALAVNKSGRPENATLKVTDANGSPIPGIARETRFTVTPDSVVRELVFADSTVRRAYAARQAMITFLPLVHGPSEVTAALRRAGVSTDSLPALGPNGNLGFTGFSTMAGDSLRLRGAAAAMVMRFDSNDRLQVVDGSLAANKVVAKRSTKTLDLDALARTFKPTGGLSGRDVARGAFARGGLVLVDYGRPSVRGRTVWGGSLVPYDSIWRAGANEATHLFTSRTITLGSLTLPAGSYTLYVQHTRTGAVLIVNRQTGQWGTEYSAAKDVGRVPVQFTAAAGHTEELTFTVRTIDATHGAIELSWGESKLSAPFAMSVATP, from the coding sequence ATGAGCTGGGCGGCGCGGCTGACGTTGTTCGCGCTGTTCGCTGCGCCGACGCTCACTGCGCAGCCCGCGTCGTTCGTCTACCGGCTCGGCACGGATACCCTTGCTGTCGAGCAGTACACCCGGACCGCTTCCGGGGTCACCGGAGAAACGGTGTACCGCATGCCGACTTCGGTCATGCGGTTCCGATACGCGCTCGCGGTGAACAAGAGCGGACGACCGGAAAACGCCACGCTTAAGGTGACCGATGCGAACGGCTCGCCCATACCCGGCATAGCGCGTGAAACGCGCTTCACGGTCACCCCTGACTCCGTCGTGCGGGAATTGGTTTTTGCCGACAGCACCGTGCGTCGTGCGTATGCGGCGCGTCAGGCAATGATCACCTTCCTTCCGCTTGTCCATGGGCCAAGCGAGGTGACCGCGGCATTGCGCCGTGCCGGTGTGTCCACTGACTCACTGCCCGCGCTCGGTCCCAACGGAAACCTCGGGTTTACCGGGTTCTCGACAATGGCCGGCGACTCGCTCCGTCTGCGCGGTGCTGCGGCGGCCATGGTGATGCGTTTCGATAGCAACGACCGCCTGCAGGTAGTGGACGGCTCACTGGCGGCCAACAAGGTCGTGGCCAAACGTTCGACGAAGACCCTGGACCTTGATGCGCTTGCGCGCACGTTCAAGCCCACGGGCGGGCTCTCCGGCCGCGATGTCGCCCGCGGCGCATTCGCGCGTGGCGGGCTGGTGCTCGTGGACTACGGCCGTCCCTCAGTGCGCGGCCGCACGGTGTGGGGCGGGTCGCTCGTTCCGTACGACAGCATCTGGCGCGCCGGCGCGAACGAGGCCACTCACCTGTTCACGTCGCGCACGATCACGCTCGGTTCGTTGACGCTTCCTGCCGGCAGCTACACGCTATACGTGCAGCACACGCGCACCGGCGCCGTGCTCATTGTGAACAGGCAGACCGGCCAATGGGGCACGGAGTACTCGGCGGCGAAAGACGTGGGGCGCGTGCCGGTGCAATTCACCGCGGCAGCGGGGCACACCGAGGAACTCACCTTTACGGTGCGCACGATCGATGCAACGCACGGCGCCATTGAGCTGTCGTGGGGTGAATCGAAACTGTCGGCGCCCTTTGCGATGTCGGTGGCGACGCCGTAA
- a CDS encoding zinc metalloprotease HtpX, translated as MNNIKVFVLMAGLTGLVMAIGQWLGGGTGAIMGLLMAAGMNLFMYWGSSSMVLRSYGAKVVSAQDAPDLYAMVDRLRQRAGLPMPVVAIAPHDQPNAFATGRNPENSVVCVTEGLMRMMNREELEGVIAHELAHIKNRDMLLQTIAATMAGAIGNIAQFAMFFGGGDDEDSVNPVAAIAIMIIGPIIGMMIQFAISRQREFKADAVGAEISGRPLALASALGRLEMSARRIPMQVSPSSASLAIVNPLAAFSMRGVSKWFSTHPPTEERVAALQQLATQG; from the coding sequence ATGAACAACATCAAGGTGTTTGTGCTCATGGCCGGCCTCACGGGGCTGGTGATGGCCATTGGGCAGTGGCTTGGCGGCGGCACCGGCGCCATCATGGGGCTCCTCATGGCCGCCGGCATGAACCTGTTCATGTACTGGGGCTCTTCCAGCATGGTGCTGCGGTCGTACGGCGCCAAGGTGGTGTCCGCCCAGGACGCCCCCGACCTGTACGCCATGGTGGACCGTCTGCGTCAGCGGGCCGGGCTGCCCATGCCCGTGGTGGCCATTGCGCCGCACGATCAGCCCAACGCGTTTGCCACCGGCCGTAACCCGGAGAACTCGGTGGTGTGCGTGACCGAGGGGCTCATGCGCATGATGAACCGCGAGGAGTTGGAGGGGGTCATTGCCCACGAGCTCGCGCACATCAAGAACCGCGACATGCTGCTGCAAACCATCGCCGCCACGATGGCCGGCGCCATTGGCAACATCGCCCAGTTCGCGATGTTCTTTGGCGGCGGCGATGACGAGGACAGCGTGAACCCGGTGGCAGCCATTGCCATCATGATCATCGGCCCCATCATCGGCATGATGATTCAGTTCGCCATCAGCCGGCAGCGCGAGTTCAAGGCCGATGCGGTGGGCGCGGAAATCAGCGGCCGTCCGTTGGCGCTGGCCAGTGCGCTGGGGCGCCTGGAAATGAGTGCACGCCGCATTCCCATGCAGGTGTCACCCAGCTCAGCGTCGCTGGCCATTGTGAATCCGCTGGCCGCCTTCAGCATGCGGGGCGTGAGCAAGTGGTTCAGCACGCACCCGCCTACTGAAGAGCGTGTGGCCGCGCTGCAGCAGCTGGCGACACAAGGCTAA